The Methylomicrobium lacus LW14 genome window below encodes:
- a CDS encoding type II toxin-antitoxin system VapC family toxin: MSWLLDTCAISEYAKKAPATKVISWLDEQDEASLFISVITLGEIEKGILKLRKADPHRSQKLTAWLGTVEQRFAGRILPLDAAALHVWAQIAAGAELAGQPMPVMDGLLMASAQCHGLTVVTRNMQDFAPYPQVFNPWVM; encoded by the coding sequence ATGAGCTGGCTGCTCGATACCTGCGCAATTTCCGAATACGCCAAGAAAGCCCCAGCGACTAAAGTGATCTCCTGGCTGGACGAGCAGGACGAAGCCAGCCTGTTCATAAGCGTCATCACCCTGGGCGAGATTGAAAAAGGCATTCTCAAGCTGCGCAAAGCCGATCCGCACCGCAGCCAGAAACTTACTGCCTGGCTGGGCACGGTGGAACAACGCTTCGCCGGACGCATCCTGCCGCTGGATGCCGCAGCGCTTCACGTCTGGGCGCAAATCGCAGCCGGCGCGGAATTGGCCGGGCAACCGATGCCGGTCATGGACGGCCTGCTGATGGCCTCCGCCCAATGCCACGGCCTCACCGTGGTCACCCGCAACATGCAGGATTTCGCGCCGTATCCGCAGGTGTTTAATCCTTGGGTGATGTAA
- a CDS encoding type II toxin-antitoxin system Phd/YefM family antitoxin, whose product MHSEWQLQEAKGNFSQLIKRAASGEAQTVTVHGKPTAVVVSAEEYARLTRHRTKLSSALLRPDLAAEDLDISRSTDPGRDIEL is encoded by the coding sequence ATGCACAGCGAATGGCAACTACAAGAAGCAAAGGGCAACTTCAGCCAGCTCATCAAGCGGGCGGCGAGCGGTGAAGCGCAAACGGTTACAGTGCATGGCAAGCCAACAGCGGTAGTCGTTTCGGCAGAAGAGTATGCCCGGCTCACCCGCCACCGGACCAAGCTCTCCAGCGCGCTGCTGCGCCCCGACCTCGCAGCCGAAGACCTGGACATTTCCCGCAGCACGGATCCCGGACGCGACATCGAGCTATGA
- the gstA gene encoding glutathione transferase GstA, whose product MVGLDAYTRKQTESGENYMNINPKGYVPALRLDDGEVLTEVAVVLQYLADQKPESGLAPKLGTKERYRLMEWLNFVSSEIHKPFGSLFNSKIPAEWRENQLELLGRRFDYLAEQLNGKLYLTGDQFTVADAYLFTVLNWSSLLKVDLKKWSRLQDYITQVAARPSVKEAMRAEGLCR is encoded by the coding sequence GTGGTAGGGTTGGACGCTTACACCAGAAAGCAGACCGAGAGCGGAGAGAACTACATGAACATCAATCCCAAGGGCTATGTGCCTGCACTCAGGCTCGATGATGGGGAAGTCCTGACGGAAGTGGCCGTCGTACTTCAGTATCTCGCTGATCAAAAACCTGAGTCCGGGTTAGCACCTAAACTGGGGACGAAGGAGCGCTATCGTTTAATGGAGTGGTTGAACTTCGTGTCTTCGGAGATCCACAAGCCGTTCGGTTCACTATTCAACTCCAAAATCCCGGCAGAATGGCGGGAAAATCAGTTGGAACTGCTCGGCCGGCGGTTCGACTATCTGGCAGAACAGCTCAACGGAAAGCTTTATCTTACGGGCGACCAGTTCACCGTCGCCGACGCCTATCTCTTTACCGTACTTAATTGGAGCTCCTTGCTTAAAGTCGATCTAAAGAAATGGTCAAGACTCCAGGATTACATCACACAAGTAGCGGCCAGACCATCGGTGAAAGAGGCAATGCGGGCAGAAGGGCTTTGTCGGTAA
- a CDS encoding GIY-YIG nuclease family protein, producing the protein MFWVYILRCADGSYYTGHTDDLERRMAQYKAGECSGYTATRLPVEFVWSQETATREEALSAERQIKGWSRLKKEAMIRGDWAEVSRLAKSKSVHPSTGSGRTDLLLPGVPE; encoded by the coding sequence ATGTTTTGGGTTTATATCCTTCGTTGTGCTGATGGCAGCTACTACACGGGACATACTGACGACCTCGAAAGACGAATGGCTCAATATAAAGCTGGCGAATGTTCTGGATATACAGCAACAAGACTTCCGGTAGAGTTTGTTTGGTCGCAGGAAACTGCTACCCGAGAGGAAGCGTTGTCGGCGGAGAGACAAATCAAAGGCTGGAGCCGCTTAAAAAAAGAGGCCATGATACGCGGCGATTGGGCGGAGGTTTCTCGCTTGGCTAAAAGTAAATCCGTTCATCCTTCGACAGGCTCAGGACGAACGGATTTACTTTTACCTGGCGTTCCTGAGTGA
- a CDS encoding type I restriction endonuclease subunit R, producing the protein MPNFISEDQIEQALVQKLQHLHGFDVLDCFTEKAEDLNDGSGRANKRDVILAERVREAAIRLNPAIPEAAIESALEKLLDRRQAMTLIAANREIYGLLRDGIPVEFDDAQGARQQEHMLLLDFNEPKNNRYLAVTQLWIKGERGFRRPDVLLYVNGIPLVFIELKNSNIKLRNAYDDNLTTYKAEIPQLFLTNAFCVLSNAIETKVGSITAEWGHFFNWLRADDEKQKIDRAAIREQGISLEGVIDGLLPRQRLLDYVENFILYYKDSSKVIAQNHQFIGVNRAYDAFLRRDELAGKLGVFWHTQGSGKSFSMIFYARKIFRKQTGNFTFVVVTDRDDLDGQIYRNFLNTRTVSEAEAAQPKNSEEMRKFLGQHKRVVFTLIQKFRWDKGREYPELSPSKEIIVIVDEAHRTQYKSLAENMRKGLPNANYLAFTGTPLLGRERKTNAWFGGYVSEYNFQQSMDDGATVPLFYEKRVPEVLNQNEGLSEEFYRILEDENLDEAQQAKLEKRFAKEIEVIKRDDRLEKIARDIVYHFPRRGYLGKGLVVSVDKFTAVKMYDKVQRLWKEEIKELRGRISKSANDIEKRRLSQIVEYMRSVEMTVVVSEDADEEKKFKAQKLDVKPHRERMNKLDGHGHDIEFNFKDENDPLQLVFVCAMWLTGFDAPTLSTLYLDKPMQGHTLMQTIARANRVTAWKINGVEKRNGEIVDYYNVFRNMKLALKDYAQGGDEIDPPVKEKAELFRLLDDAIEQGLVFCHEKEVALREVLGSDDVFEKLGRFNIFANALLANDEWRKGFNVYENTISSLYEACKPEIMGRGKQSRVREVAAFQYLRGVIDSLIEQTDIDKISLKIAELLDESVVVNDSEAFKVRQYSAEYQIIQKGKTWDLSKINFDKLREEFKQATYKNIEIADLRAFLQRKLELMLQQNATRTDFAQRLQQIIDTYNSGGSSTENYYEDLIKFTEDLRAEDKRHIREGLSEDELELFDLLKKDRMTPEETQNVRLAAKSLLHRLLEEQPKVLVQDWYKDTQTQKQVRSAVEKVLDTNLPESYDRVLFREKCDNVFYLMLDYASQGRKWAA; encoded by the coding sequence ATGCCTAATTTCATTTCCGAAGATCAGATCGAGCAGGCGTTGGTGCAGAAGCTCCAGCATCTGCACGGTTTCGACGTGCTCGACTGCTTTACGGAAAAGGCGGAAGATTTGAACGACGGCTCAGGCCGCGCCAACAAGCGCGATGTGATTCTGGCGGAGCGGGTGCGGGAAGCCGCGATTCGCCTGAATCCGGCCATCCCGGAAGCGGCCATCGAGAGTGCGCTGGAAAAGTTGCTCGACCGGCGGCAGGCGATGACGCTGATCGCCGCAAACCGGGAAATCTACGGCCTGCTGCGCGACGGCATCCCGGTGGAATTCGACGACGCTCAGGGCGCGCGGCAGCAGGAACATATGCTGCTGCTGGATTTCAACGAACCAAAAAATAACCGCTATCTGGCTGTTACCCAGCTCTGGATCAAGGGCGAGCGCGGCTTCCGCCGCCCGGATGTGTTGCTCTACGTCAACGGCATTCCGCTGGTGTTTATCGAGCTGAAAAATTCCAATATAAAACTACGCAACGCTTACGACGACAACCTTACGACTTACAAGGCGGAAATTCCGCAGCTTTTCCTGACCAATGCCTTTTGCGTGCTGTCCAACGCCATCGAGACCAAGGTGGGCAGCATCACGGCGGAGTGGGGGCATTTCTTCAACTGGCTGCGTGCGGATGATGAGAAGCAGAAGATCGACCGCGCCGCGATCCGCGAGCAGGGCATCAGCCTGGAAGGCGTGATCGACGGTTTATTGCCAAGACAGAGGCTGCTGGACTACGTGGAGAATTTCATTCTCTACTACAAGGACAGTTCGAAGGTCATCGCGCAGAACCACCAGTTCATCGGCGTGAACCGGGCTTATGACGCATTCCTCAGGCGCGATGAGCTGGCGGGCAAGCTGGGCGTGTTCTGGCACACCCAGGGCTCGGGCAAGAGTTTTTCGATGATTTTTTATGCGCGCAAAATCTTCCGCAAACAGACCGGCAATTTCACTTTTGTGGTGGTGACCGACCGCGACGATCTGGACGGGCAGATTTACCGCAACTTTCTGAACACCCGCACGGTTAGCGAGGCCGAAGCCGCGCAGCCCAAGAACAGCGAGGAGATGCGCAAGTTCCTCGGGCAGCACAAGCGCGTGGTGTTCACGCTGATTCAGAAATTCCGCTGGGACAAGGGCAGGGAATATCCCGAGCTTTCGCCGAGCAAGGAAATCATCGTGATCGTGGACGAGGCGCACCGCACACAATACAAGTCGCTGGCGGAGAACATGCGCAAGGGCTTGCCCAATGCGAACTATCTGGCGTTCACCGGCACGCCGCTGTTGGGGCGCGAGCGCAAGACCAATGCCTGGTTCGGCGGTTATGTTTCCGAATACAACTTCCAGCAGTCGATGGACGACGGCGCGACGGTGCCGCTGTTTTACGAGAAGCGCGTGCCGGAGGTGCTGAACCAGAACGAGGGCTTGAGCGAGGAGTTTTACCGGATTCTGGAGGACGAGAATCTGGACGAGGCGCAGCAGGCCAAGCTGGAGAAGCGTTTTGCCAAAGAGATCGAAGTCATCAAGCGCGACGACCGGCTGGAGAAAATTGCGCGGGACATCGTCTATCACTTTCCCCGGCGCGGCTATCTGGGCAAAGGGCTGGTGGTGTCGGTGGACAAGTTCACCGCCGTGAAGATGTATGACAAGGTACAACGGTTGTGGAAGGAAGAGATTAAAGAGTTACGGGGACGCATCAGTAAATCGGCCAACGACATTGAGAAGAGGCGACTGAGCCAGATCGTTGAGTACATGCGCTCGGTGGAAATGACGGTGGTGGTCAGTGAAGACGCGGACGAGGAAAAGAAATTCAAGGCTCAGAAGCTGGACGTCAAGCCGCACCGCGAGCGCATGAACAAGCTGGATGGACACGGCCACGACATCGAATTCAACTTCAAGGATGAGAACGATCCGCTGCAACTGGTGTTCGTGTGCGCGATGTGGCTGACGGGCTTTGACGCGCCCACGCTTTCGACGCTCTATCTCGACAAGCCAATGCAGGGTCATACTCTGATGCAGACTATCGCCCGAGCCAACCGTGTCACGGCGTGGAAGATCAACGGTGTGGAGAAGCGCAACGGCGAGATCGTGGATTACTATAACGTGTTCCGCAACATGAAGCTGGCGCTGAAGGATTACGCGCAAGGCGGCGATGAGATTGATCCGCCAGTCAAGGAAAAGGCGGAACTGTTTCGGCTACTGGACGACGCGATTGAGCAGGGTTTGGTGTTCTGCCACGAGAAAGAGGTTGCGCTGCGCGAGGTTCTGGGCAGCGACGATGTATTCGAAAAACTGGGTCGCTTTAATATCTTTGCCAATGCCTTGCTGGCAAACGACGAATGGCGCAAGGGCTTCAACGTGTATGAGAACACCATTTCGTCGCTGTATGAGGCGTGCAAGCCTGAGATTATGGGGCGCGGCAAACAGAGCCGAGTGCGCGAGGTGGCGGCATTCCAGTATTTGCGTGGGGTGATAGACAGCCTTATCGAGCAGACAGATATCGACAAGATCAGTTTGAAAATCGCCGAATTGCTGGATGAAAGTGTGGTAGTAAACGACTCGGAGGCGTTTAAGGTGCGCCAGTACAGCGCGGAATACCAGATCATCCAGAAGGGTAAGACCTGGGACCTCAGTAAAATCAACTTCGATAAATTGCGCGAAGAGTTCAAGCAGGCGACTTACAAGAACATTGAAATCGCGGACCTGCGTGCTTTCCTGCAACGCAAGCTTGAGCTGATGCTGCAACAGAATGCGACGCGTACCGACTTTGCTCAACGGTTGCAACAGATTATCGATACCTACAATTCAGGCGGCTCATCCACCGAGAACTATTATGAAGACCTGATAAAATTCACCGAAGATTTGCGCGCGGAGGATAAACGACACATTCGCGAGGGTCTGTCGGAAGACGAGCTGGAACTGTTCGATCTGCTGAAGAAAGACAGGATGACGCCGGAAGAAACGCAGAACGTCAGGCTTGCGGCAAAGTCGTTATTGCATCGTTTGTTGGAAGAGCAACCCAAGGTGCTGGTACAGGATTGGTATAAGGATACGCAGACCCAAAAGCAGGTGCGCTCTGCCGTCGAGAAGGTGTTGGACACTAATCTGCCGGAAAGCTACGACCGCGTGTTATTCCGGGAGAAGTGCGACAACGTGTTCTACCTGATGCTCGACTATGCTAGCCAGGGTAGGAAGTGGGCGGCTTAG
- the ssb gene encoding single-stranded DNA-binding protein — protein sequence MLNKVMLIGRLGVDPEVRFLPSGGQVTTIRLATSRRWRDKQTNERKEETEWHRVVFFSRLAEIASEYLKKGSQVYVEGRIRTQKWQGQDGQDRYTTEIVAEEMHMLDSRSGGTASFGGDQPQSGYASSSRPSAPAARSDAPTSSGSMPPSPSPSNYDDFDDDIPF from the coding sequence ATGCTGAATAAAGTTATGTTGATAGGAAGGTTGGGGGTCGATCCTGAAGTTCGCTTCCTGCCGAGCGGCGGTCAGGTCACGACCATTCGCCTGGCCACCAGCCGAAGATGGCGGGATAAACAGACGAATGAACGCAAGGAAGAGACCGAATGGCACCGCGTGGTGTTTTTTAGCCGTCTCGCCGAAATTGCGAGCGAATATCTGAAAAAAGGCAGTCAGGTCTATGTTGAAGGCCGCATCCGGACCCAGAAGTGGCAAGGACAGGACGGACAAGACCGTTACACGACCGAAATCGTCGCGGAAGAAATGCATATGTTAGATAGCCGCAGTGGCGGCACCGCCAGCTTTGGCGGCGATCAACCGCAATCGGGTTATGCGTCTTCGAGCCGGCCGTCGGCTCCAGCAGCAAGATCGGATGCGCCGACGTCTTCGGGCTCGATGCCGCCGTCTCCGTCTCCATCTAATTACGATGATTTTGACGACGACATTCCGTTCTAG
- a CDS encoding restriction endonuclease subunit S translates to MGSRISQFDVDKLGRYTDIFPGFAFKSERFTDNPVDVALVKGENVQQGFIDWSASKYWSIVDADSFSKFELRVGDIVLAMDRPWVTAGLKWAYIKKHDPRALLVQRVSRLRAKNGLNQTYLRCLISSGYFSDYIQPIVTGVNVPHISGKQIGDFKIPLPPPPIQQKIAAILSVYDDLIENNHRRIALLEKMAEEIYREWFVRLRFPGHDKVKVIKGVPDGWEIKKLGEILELCYGKALKDDDRVPGEFHVYGSSGVVGTHNEALVKTPGLIVGRKGNVGSVYWSERGFFPIDTVYFVKSELPNSFLYFLLRSMNFINNDAAVPGLNRSQAYSNLFFLPPVQLIKKYEEVADTQFEMKRFLTRQNEYLTLMRDRLLPRLISGKLSVENLDIQFPPGMEEAAHEA, encoded by the coding sequence ATGGGGAGTCGTATTTCACAATTCGATGTTGACAAACTCGGACGCTATACTGATATATTTCCAGGGTTTGCTTTTAAGAGCGAACGCTTCACAGATAATCCAGTGGATGTTGCGCTTGTTAAAGGTGAGAACGTACAGCAGGGTTTTATCGATTGGAGCGCATCTAAATACTGGTCAATCGTAGATGCAGATTCATTCAGCAAGTTTGAGCTTCGTGTCGGCGATATTGTACTGGCAATGGATCGACCTTGGGTTACTGCGGGTTTGAAATGGGCATACATTAAAAAACACGATCCAAGAGCTTTGTTGGTACAGCGTGTTTCAAGGCTGAGGGCTAAGAATGGACTCAATCAAACCTACCTTCGGTGCTTGATTTCGAGTGGTTATTTTTCGGACTACATTCAGCCCATAGTCACGGGCGTAAATGTTCCGCACATCAGCGGAAAACAAATAGGTGACTTCAAGATTCCACTGCCTCCTCCGCCTATTCAGCAGAAGATTGCTGCCATCCTTTCCGTCTACGATGACTTGATCGAGAACAACCATCGGCGCATCGCGCTGTTGGAAAAGATGGCCGAGGAAATCTACCGCGAATGGTTTGTCCGCCTGCGCTTCCCCGGTCATGACAAGGTGAAGGTTATCAAAGGTGTGCCGGATGGCTGGGAGATCAAGAAGTTGGGGGAAATTCTAGAACTTTGCTATGGCAAGGCATTGAAAGATGACGACCGAGTGCCCGGTGAGTTTCATGTGTATGGTTCCAGCGGCGTGGTTGGCACACACAACGAAGCACTGGTAAAAACGCCCGGACTTATCGTGGGACGAAAGGGAAATGTTGGCAGCGTATATTGGTCTGAACGCGGGTTCTTTCCCATTGATACGGTGTATTTCGTAAAGTCGGAACTGCCGAACAGCTTTCTTTATTTTCTTCTGCGTTCGATGAACTTTATCAACAATGATGCAGCCGTTCCAGGGCTTAATCGCAGCCAAGCTTACTCGAATCTGTTCTTTTTACCACCCGTTCAACTCATCAAGAAGTATGAGGAAGTTGCAGACACCCAGTTTGAGATGAAACGATTTCTCACACGGCAAAATGAATATCTCACCTTGATGAGAGACAGGCTTCTTCCCCGCCTCATCTCAGGCAAACTCTCCGTCGAAAATCTCGACATCCAGTTCCCGCCCGGCATGGAGGAGGCTGCCCATGAAGCCTGA
- a CDS encoding type I restriction-modification system subunit M yields the protein MNKDQLKKLEADLWSAADKLRANSDLKSSEYSTPVLGLIFLKFADNNYRRHEAEIIAEYQELKGSRREKPVSEIAIEKCGFYLPDHARYDYLLNLPEEKDIAKALKNAMKLIEEYKPELEGVLPKDEYAALTRTDKTLPQSLLRTFADIPADATGDLFGQIYEYFLSEFARSEGQKGGEFFTPRSVVRLMVEIIEPHGGKVFDPACGSGGMFVQSAQFISEHRKELKGSESGVYVCGQEKTRDTVNLAKMNLAVNGLRGEIKQANTYYEDPYQSFGAFDYVLANPPFNVDDVSLSSVEKDKRFNTYGIPRNKSKVKKADEGKETVPNGNYLWINLFATSLKAQGRAALVMANSASDARHSEADIRQTLIEQNLIYGMLTLPSNMFYTVTLPATLWFFDKAKTDDKILFIDARNIYTQIDRAHREFSEEHIQNIAIISQLHKGRREKFVQLIDRYFAAGMQRLVENKTNVEPVSAQLLEVLDDAAGKQAVGELVQQWAGLVKLKTRYAQYQEKYADEMAVDKKNKAQQQLREAFDPFFAALHEGLKHLDKVVRQREKQQAEQAKAEGKRGTTDRKTNALKGALEELHKEVKSAEIFYQHIHWLQERFPKAEYEDVTGLCKLATHADLQEQDYSLNPGRYVGVVIEEDGKTEEEFIAELANLNDQFAALNSESSILEKVINQNLNLIVNA from the coding sequence ATGAACAAAGACCAACTCAAAAAGCTTGAAGCCGATTTGTGGAGCGCGGCAGACAAGCTGCGCGCGAACTCCGACCTAAAATCCAGCGAATACTCGACCCCGGTGCTGGGGCTGATCTTCCTCAAGTTTGCCGACAATAACTATCGCCGCCATGAGGCGGAAATAATTGCCGAATACCAGGAACTTAAAGGCTCCCGCCGCGAGAAGCCGGTTTCGGAAATCGCCATCGAGAAATGCGGCTTCTATTTGCCCGACCATGCGCGTTACGACTACCTGCTGAATCTCCCGGAAGAAAAAGACATCGCCAAGGCGCTCAAGAATGCGATGAAGCTCATTGAGGAATACAAGCCCGAACTCGAAGGCGTGCTGCCCAAGGACGAATATGCCGCGCTGACCCGCACCGACAAGACCCTGCCGCAATCGCTGCTGCGCACCTTCGCCGACATACCCGCCGATGCCACCGGCGACTTGTTCGGGCAGATTTACGAATACTTCCTATCCGAATTCGCCCGCAGCGAAGGCCAGAAAGGCGGCGAATTTTTCACGCCGCGCTCCGTGGTGCGCCTGATGGTCGAGATCATCGAGCCGCACGGAGGCAAAGTGTTTGACCCCGCTTGCGGTTCCGGCGGAATGTTTGTGCAGTCCGCCCAGTTCATCTCCGAACACCGCAAGGAACTGAAAGGCTCGGAGAGCGGCGTGTATGTCTGCGGCCAGGAAAAAACGCGCGACACCGTCAACCTCGCCAAGATGAACCTCGCGGTCAACGGCCTGCGCGGCGAAATCAAGCAGGCCAACACCTACTATGAAGACCCGTACCAGAGTTTTGGCGCATTCGATTACGTGCTCGCCAATCCCCCGTTCAACGTCGACGACGTGAGCCTGTCCAGCGTGGAGAAGGACAAGCGCTTCAACACCTACGGCATCCCGCGCAACAAGTCGAAAGTGAAGAAAGCCGACGAGGGCAAGGAAACCGTGCCCAACGGTAACTACCTCTGGATCAACCTGTTCGCCACTTCGCTCAAAGCGCAAGGCCGCGCCGCGCTGGTCATGGCGAATTCCGCATCCGACGCGCGCCACTCCGAAGCCGACATCCGCCAGACGCTGATCGAGCAAAACCTGATCTACGGCATGCTGACGCTGCCCTCGAACATGTTCTACACCGTCACGCTCCCGGCCACACTGTGGTTCTTCGACAAAGCCAAGACCGACGACAAAATCCTGTTCATCGACGCGCGCAACATCTATACCCAGATAGACCGCGCCCACCGCGAATTCAGCGAAGAACATATCCAGAACATCGCCATCATCAGCCAGTTGCACAAGGGGCGGCGCGAGAAATTCGTCCAGCTCATAGACCGCTATTTTGCGGCTGGCATGCAGCGCCTGGTCGAGAACAAAACCAACGTCGAACCCGTCTCCGCGCAACTGCTCGAAGTGCTTGACGATGCTGCTGGCAAGCAGGCCGTTGGCGAACTGGTGCAGCAATGGGCGGGGCTGGTAAAACTTAAGACCCGCTACGCGCAATATCAAGAAAAGTACGCGGATGAAATGGCCGTGGACAAGAAGAACAAGGCGCAGCAGCAATTGCGCGAGGCGTTCGATCCTTTCTTTGCCGCGTTGCATGAAGGTTTGAAGCATTTGGACAAGGTCGTGCGCCAGCGCGAAAAGCAACAGGCCGAACAGGCGAAGGCCGAAGGTAAACGCGGCACGACCGACCGCAAGACCAATGCGCTTAAGGGCGCACTGGAAGAATTGCACAAGGAAGTGAAGAGCGCAGAAATTTTCTACCAGCACATCCATTGGTTACAGGAACGTTTCCCCAAGGCGGAATATGAAGATGTCACAGGTCTATGTAAACTTGCTACCCACGCAGATTTACAGGAGCAGGACTATTCGCTGAACCCAGGCCGTTACGTCGGTGTGGTGATCGAAGAGGATGGCAAGACGGAGGAAGAATTTATCGCGGAACTTGCCAACTTGAATGACCAATTTGCAGCGTTGAATTCGGAATCGTCAATTTTGGAAAAGGTCATCAATCAAAATCTCAACTTGATTGTGAATGCGTGA